The following coding sequences are from one Rhineura floridana isolate rRhiFlo1 chromosome 2, rRhiFlo1.hap2, whole genome shotgun sequence window:
- the LOC133376784 gene encoding uncharacterized protein LOC133376784 isoform X2 yields MLGLRPNTLRRHASTLSSILSVSSTDAPIASHPFIKRFLRGTALRSPAVAHRFPSWSLSKVLQALQRPPFEPLRTVPLRLLSFKVLFLIAITSARRVSELGALSSARHLCVFHKDSVVLKTDPSFRPKVNSVFHCNQDIVLPSFCPNPTHPLEKAWHSLDVRRALKTYLSRTQDIRQTESLFARWPFFLHV; encoded by the exons atgttgggacttagacccaacacattacgtcgacatgcgtccaccctgtcgtccattctttcagtatcttccactgacgcccctattgcctcacatccgtttatcaaacgcttccttagaggcactgctctacgctCGCCGGCTGTAGCTCACCGTTTTCcatcatggagtttgtcaaaggttctacAGGCCTTACAACGTCCTCCGTTTGAGccactcaggactgtgcctttacgtctgttgtctttcaaggtcctgttcctgattgcgattacatcggcgagaagagtctcggaactgggcgcattgtcttctgctcgccacctctgtgtctttcacaaggattctgttgtgctgaaaactgatccttcattccgtcccaaggtcaattcagttttccattgcaaccaggacattgttctaccttcattttgtccgaatcctactcatccgctcgagaaggcttggcattcgttggatgttcggagggctctcaagacctacctgtccaggacccaggatatacgacagactgagtctttgttt gcccgttggccttttttcctgcatgtttag
- the LOC133377923 gene encoding uncharacterized protein LOC133377923: MTPLLMQSSHSRCKTKRTSGVTIRNQSQKPPIASSTLQITSPWRADPFGEPGPGDEAVTSQHLTSAPPEEAGIDVSPVEAHGWLVNFDKSHLQPTQRLQHLGAMLDTLQATVFLSPDRITAITDIARSLMHKSSADVMLLARALGMLVSTIHIVPWAQAHTRQLQWALLPFQHDIANSNHRAIPLSPTLRLSFRWWTRVQHLTQGTPFREPHRTVITTDASLLGWGAHCNSQFVQGVWNTAEQTQNINWLELKAVHLALLHFQSLFHLDHVLIRTDNTCAKSHLNRQGGTRSRPLQSLASIIFDWAEQHLRYVARGHSWF, encoded by the exons ATGACGCCTCTTTTGATGCAGAGTTCGCATTCGCGCTGCAAGACCAAGCGGACGAgtggagtgaccattcggaaccagagccagaAACCTCCTATCGCCTCTTCGACTCTTCAGATTACCAGCCCCTGGCGCGCAGA CCCTTTCGGGGAACccggcccgggggacgaggccgtGACTTCCCAGCATTTGACTTCCGCTccaccagaggaggctggaatagacgtttccccagtagag GcccacggctggctagtcaacttcgacaaaagccatctacaaccaacccaacgcctgcagcatctaggggcaatgttagacACACTGCAAGCGACTGTATTCCTGTCCCCAGATCGCATCaccgctatcacagacatcgcaaggtctctgatgcacaaatcttctgcagatgtcatgcttctagccagggctctcggaatgttggtatccaccatccatattgtgccatgggctcaggCACATACGcgccagctacagtgggccctgttgccattccaacacgacattgccaaCTCAAACCATCGAGCAATCCCCCTGAGTCCCACACTGCGCTTGTCtttccgctggtggacaagggtacaacatctcacccaaggcactccgttcagagaaccccaccggactgtcattaccaccgatgccagtctcctgggttggggagcccactgcaactcccagttcgttcagggagtttggaacacagcagaacaaactcaaaacatcaactggctggaactaaaggctgtccacttagctctgcttcattttcagtctctcttccacttggaccatgtcctcattcgaacggacaacacgtgtgccaaatctcatttaaacagacagggaggcaccagGTCCAGACCTCTACAGAGCCTAGCTTCCATCATATttgactgggcagaacaacatct AAGGTACGtcgcgagagggcacagctggttctga
- the LOC133376784 gene encoding uncharacterized protein LOC133376784 isoform X1, translating into MLGLRPNTLRRHASTLSSILSVSSTDAPIASHPFIKRFLRGTALRSPAVAHRFPSWSLSKVLQALQRPPFEPLRTVPLRLLSFKVLFLIAITSARRVSELGALSSARHLCVFHKDSVVLKTDPSFRPKVNSVFHCNQDIVLPSFCPNPTHPLEKAWHSLDVRRALKTYLSRTQDIRQTESLPVGLFSCMFRYISLDSLRMNWRVGGA; encoded by the exons atgttgggacttagacccaacacattacgtcgacatgcgtccaccctgtcgtccattctttcagtatcttccactgacgcccctattgcctcacatccgtttatcaaacgcttccttagaggcactgctctacgctCGCCGGCTGTAGCTCACCGTTTTCcatcatggagtttgtcaaaggttctacAGGCCTTACAACGTCCTCCGTTTGAGccactcaggactgtgcctttacgtctgttgtctttcaaggtcctgttcctgattgcgattacatcggcgagaagagtctcggaactgggcgcattgtcttctgctcgccacctctgtgtctttcacaaggattctgttgtgctgaaaactgatccttcattccgtcccaaggtcaattcagttttccattgcaaccaggacattgttctaccttcattttgtccgaatcctactcatccgctcgagaaggcttggcattcgttggatgttcggagggctctcaagacctacctgtccaggacccaggatatacgacagactgagtcttt gcccgttggccttttttcctgcatgtttagatatatctctttggactcgctgcgaatgaactggagagtgggaggggcctga